In Rosa chinensis cultivar Old Blush chromosome 1, RchiOBHm-V2, whole genome shotgun sequence, a genomic segment contains:
- the LOC112190001 gene encoding uncharacterized protein LOC112190001 has protein sequence MQQPQESTPAADEIRSLRVDGLIPRMGEMYLYNCFSDCAEVLAATVLRKVQTGWQENHGFVEFASHSVAEFVLSSYNGELMPNHNNRRFYLSWDTDGYGTRWRWDPVYQQWSFFGYAEHGGMLDAKTVIELYKDCIPVVTEKPSGSAQQYSQAAYPNTLGDSGEAIPNNTENQLVQNAGSMDSYKRLKRADVDLWNGGNGAGFMFMQNNLMRPHDLNLYHGGQAGSGNLHQHGLYPQPCAYQLPYQQHQTQWTVGSDVRPLGQLTQVPNLQAGYVNYQQHGLYPQEKTLYLCFDEHNSLINCCYVLRTINLSELLACSCEFSSDTEEITKCSYCTSKVKPESRLRQRAWLFASEENPFSCGRVEVIIPARMGCCASGSQIFFSGGIAPLPLRERRFMKRLFLPSGDVYSFEPKSMFWKKHDWSFLKGKPDPLLFEVNGNLYCLTGRPLGFSLDRPTFEVYYSSSGECEALPDPPFYLPELDQNENNSGRLPGSELSYAIVGTKILISSRHNNESIPNFPIMCFDVNEKEKKWREMTSLFDGKPFPFISRAALVLDLNDGTHDKVMFSVREYHKMYVSRLVVNDDGSIYNSQDSPLLFFSWFYTFFGDLCPLHSKSYSFVDLGNQKVGFVVCGNMGTMARGDTPSLRMVRVLVLVIEYEVTKSRYVRGKLLATRTFEYKCHSAGLRSVDLIGSFVF, from the exons ATGCAGCAACCTCAGGAGTCGACGCCGGCAGCGGATGAGATTCGCTCCTTACGGGTCGACGGCTTGATTCCGAGGATGGGTGAGATGTATCTCTACAACTGCTTCAGTGACTGCGCAGAG GTTTTGGCTGCAACAGTTTTGCGGAAAGTGCAAACCGGATGGCAGGAAAATCATGGTTTTGTCGAGTTTGCTTCTCACAGTGTGGCTGAGTTTGTCTTGAGCTCCTACAATGGTGAGCTCATGCCCAACCACAATAATCGGAGATTTTACCTGAGCTGGGACACTGATGGTTACGGTACAAGGTGGCGCTGGGATCCTGTTTACCAGCAATGGTCTTTCTTTGGTTATGCTGAGCACGGTGGTATGTTGGATGCCAAGACAGTGATCGAGTTGTACAAGGACTGCATACCTGTTGTTACTGAAAAGCCATCTGGTAGTGCTCAGCAATATTCGCAAG CTGCCTACCCAAATACTCTTGGAGATTCAGGCGAGGCTATTCCAAATAACACAGAA AACCAGCTAGTACAGAATGCTGGCTCTATGGATAGTTACAAGCGTTTGAAGCGTGCAGATGTGGATCTATGGAATGGTGGTAATGGTGCTGGTTTTATGTTTATGCAGAACAACTTGATGCGTCCACATGACCTTAACCTGTATCATGGAGGACAGGCTGGATCTGGTAATTTACATCAGCATGGTCTATACCCGCAGCCTTGTGCTTATCAGCTGCCTTATCAGCAACATCAGACACAGTGGACTGTTGGCAGTGATGTGCGTCCACTTGGGCAGCTCACCCAAGTTCCTAACCTGCAGGCGGGATATGTAAATTACCAGCAGCATGGTCTCTACCCACAGGAGAAGACGCTGTATTTATGTTTCGATGAGCACAATTCCCTGATCAATTGTTGTTATGTTCTCCGCACCATAAATTTGTCCGAGTTACTTGCATGCTCCTGTGAGTTTAGCAGCGATACTGAAGAAATAACCAAGTGCAGCTATTGCACCTCCAAAGTCAAACCGGAATCTCGGTTGCGCCAGCGGGCTTGGCTCTTCGCCAGCGAGGAAAATCCTTTCAGCTGCGGTAGGGTGGAGGTGATAATTCCTGCGCGTATGGGTTGCTGTGCCTCCGGCTCCCAAATCTTCTTCTCTGGTGGCATAGCTCCACTACCACTTCGGGAAAGACGATTTATGAAAAGACTATTTCTGCCAAGTGGAGATGTCTATAGTTTTGAACCCAAGTCTATGTTTTGGAAAAAGCATGATTGGAGTTTCCTGAAGGGGAAACCAGACCCCTTGCTTTTTGAGGTGAACGGAAATCTCTATTGTCTCACAGGTAGGCCCCTAGGTTTTTCTCTTGATCGTCCCACTTTCGAGGTATACTATAGCAGTTCTGGTGAATGTGAGGCTTTGCCGGATCCTCCATTTTACCTACCGGAACTAGATCAGAACGAAAACAACAGCGGCCGTTTGCCTGGTAGTGAATTGTCTTATGCTATTGTTGGTACCAAGATCTTGATCTCGAGCAGGCACAACAATGAATCAATCCCTAACTTTCCCATTATGTGTTTTGATGTGAAtgagaaggaaaagaaatggAGAGAGATGACTTCCTTGTTCGATGGTAAGCCCTTTCCCTTCATCAGCAGGGCGGCTTTGGTCTTGGACTTGAACGATGGTACACATGATAAGGTCATGTTTTCCGTTCGTGAATATCACAAGATGTATGTCTCCCGATTAGTTGTGAATGATGATGGTAGTATATACAACTCTCAGGATTCTCCTCTGTTGTTTTTTAGCTGGTTCTATACCTTCTTTGGTGACCTTTGTCCTTTACATTCAAAGTCATACAGCTTTGTCGATCTAGGAAATCAAAAAGTTGGCTTTGTTGTGTGCGGGAACATGGGTACAATGGCAAGAGGTGATACACCTTCTCTCCGGATGGTGCGTGTTCTTGTGTTAGTAATTGAATATGAAGTGACAAAATCAAGATATGTACGGGGAAAGCTCCTGGCCACTCGCACCTTTGAATACAAATGCCATTCCGCCGGCCTCCGATCCGTCGACTTGATTGGTAGCTTTGTGTTCTAA